In Eubalaena glacialis isolate mEubGla1 chromosome 2, mEubGla1.1.hap2.+ XY, whole genome shotgun sequence, a single genomic region encodes these proteins:
- the RBM23 gene encoding probable RNA-binding protein 23 isoform X1: MASDDFDIVIEAMLEAPYKKEEDEQQTNEVEKESPSNTTNSTSRTGSSGSGTSGSSASGEASKKKRSRSHSKSRDRKRSRSRDRHRRRSSRSRSRDRQRRHRSRSWDRRHSESRSRDRRREDRVRYRSPPLATGRRYGHSKSPHFREKSPVREPVDNLSPEERDARTVFCMQLAARIRPRDLEDFFSAVGKVRDVRIISDRNSRRSKGIAYVEFCEIQSVPLAIGLTGQQLLGVPIIVQASQAEKNRLAAMANNLQKGSGGPMRLFVGSLHFNITEDMLRGIFEPFGKIDNIVLMKDSDTGRSKGYGFITFSDSECARRALEQLNGFELAGRPMRVGHVTERLDGGTDITFPDGDQELDLGSAGGRLQLMAKLAEGSGIQLPTTAAAAQAAALQLNGAVPLGALNPAALTALSPALNLASQAIASQCFQLSSLFTPQTM, encoded by the exons ATGGCGTCCGATGACTTTGATATAGTGATTGAGGCCATGCTGGAGGCTCCCTATAAAAAAGAGGAG GATGAGCAGCAAACTAACGAGGTTGAAAAGGAGAGCCCTAGTAACACCACCAACAGCACCAGCCGTACCGGCAGCAGTGGCAGTGGCACCAGTGGGAGCAGCGCCAGTGGGGAGGCAAGCAA GAAGAAGAGGAGTCGGAGCCATAGTAAAAGCAGGGATAGAAAACGCAG TCGTAGTCGAGACCGTCATAGGCGGAGAAGCAGTCGGAGCCGGAGTCGAGATCGGCAGCGTCGTCACCGCAGCCGTAGCTGGGATCGTCGACATAGTGAGTCACGAAGTCGAGACCGACGTCGTGAGGATCGTGTGCGCTACAGGAGTCCACCGCTTGCCACTGG GCGTAGGTATGGACACAGTAAGAGTCCTCATTTCCGAGAGAAGAGCCCAGTCAG GGAGCCAGTTGATAATCTGAGTCCTGAGGAGCGGGATGCCCGCACAGTGTTCTGTATGCAGTTAGCTGCCCGCATTCGGCCTCGAGACCTGGAGGACTTTTTCTCGGCTGTTGGCAAG GTTCGAGATGTACGTATCATCTCAGATCGGAACTCACGTCGTTCTAAGGGCATTGCCTATGTGGAATTCTGTGAGATCCAGTCTGTGCCGCTGGCCATTGGGCTGACCGGGCAGCAGCTGCTGGGAGTGCCTATCATTGTACAGGCCTCACAG GCTGAGAAAAACCGACTGGCAGCCATGGCTAACAACCTGCAGAAGGGCAGTGGTGGACCAATGCGCCTCTTCGTGGGCTCCCTGCACTTCAATATCACCGAGGACATGCTCCGGGGCATCTTTGAGCCCTTTGGCAAA ATTGATAATATTGTCCTGATGAAGGACTCAGATACAGGCCGCTCTAAAGGTTATGGTTTTATTACG TTCTCTGACTCTGAGTGTGCCCGCCGGGCCCTGGAACAGTTGAATGGCTTTGAGCTTGCTGGTCGGCCTATGAGGGTTGGCCATGTGACCGAGCGACTGGATGGTGGCACAGACATCACTTTTCCTGACGGAGACCAGGAGCTGGATCTGGGATCAGCGGGTGGACGTTTGCAGCTCATGGCCAAATTGGCAGAAG GCTCTGGAATCCAGCTGCCGACCACCGCTGCTGCTGCCCAAGCTGCTGCCTTGCAACTGAATGGAGCAGTTCCTTTGGGGGCCCTGAACCCAGCGGCTTTGACTG CTCTGAGTCCGGCCCTGAACCTCGCCTCCCAGGCAATCGCCTCCCAGTGCTTCCAGCTTTCCAGCCTCTTTACCCCCCAAACCAT GTAA
- the RBM23 gene encoding probable RNA-binding protein 23 isoform X3, whose product MILSFSLFLFLIKLSSVWRCLCPAQLPDPGDGATITPGTPAFDLSWTDLGKTIARCESLGSATMASDDFDIVIEAMLEAPYKKEEDEQQTNEVEKESPSNTTNSTSRTGSSGSGTSGSSASGEASKKKRSRSHSKSRDRKRSRSRDRHRRRSSRSRSRDRQRRHRSRSWDRRHSESRSRDRRREDRVRYRSPPLATGEPVDNLSPEERDARTVFCMQLAARIRPRDLEDFFSAVGKVRDVRIISDRNSRRSKGIAYVEFCEIQSVPLAIGLTGQQLLGVPIIVQASQAEKNRLAAMANNLQKGSGGPMRLFVGSLHFNITEDMLRGIFEPFGKIDNIVLMKDSDTGRSKGYGFITFSDSECARRALEQLNGFELAGRPMRVGHVTERLDGGTDITFPDGDQELDLGSAGGRLQLMAKLAEGSGIQLPTTAAAAQAAALQLNGAVPLGALNPAALTALSPALNLASQAIASQCFQLSSLFTPQTM is encoded by the exons ATGATTTTATCTTTCTCATTGTTTCTGTTCTTAATTAAGCTGTCTTCAGTTTGGAGATGTTTGTGCCCAGCTCAGTTACCGGACCCAGGAGATGGCGCTACCATCACCCCTGGGACTCCAGCGTTTG aCCTGTCGTGGACAGACTTGGGAAAGACCATTGCTAGATGTGAAAGCTTGGG ATCTGCTACAATGGCGTCCGATGACTTTGATATAGTGATTGAGGCCATGCTGGAGGCTCCCTATAAAAAAGAGGAG GATGAGCAGCAAACTAACGAGGTTGAAAAGGAGAGCCCTAGTAACACCACCAACAGCACCAGCCGTACCGGCAGCAGTGGCAGTGGCACCAGTGGGAGCAGCGCCAGTGGGGAGGCAAGCAA GAAGAAGAGGAGTCGGAGCCATAGTAAAAGCAGGGATAGAAAACGCAG TCGTAGTCGAGACCGTCATAGGCGGAGAAGCAGTCGGAGCCGGAGTCGAGATCGGCAGCGTCGTCACCGCAGCCGTAGCTGGGATCGTCGACATAGTGAGTCACGAAGTCGAGACCGACGTCGTGAGGATCGTGTGCGCTACAGGAGTCCACCGCTTGCCACTGG GGAGCCAGTTGATAATCTGAGTCCTGAGGAGCGGGATGCCCGCACAGTGTTCTGTATGCAGTTAGCTGCCCGCATTCGGCCTCGAGACCTGGAGGACTTTTTCTCGGCTGTTGGCAAG GTTCGAGATGTACGTATCATCTCAGATCGGAACTCACGTCGTTCTAAGGGCATTGCCTATGTGGAATTCTGTGAGATCCAGTCTGTGCCGCTGGCCATTGGGCTGACCGGGCAGCAGCTGCTGGGAGTGCCTATCATTGTACAGGCCTCACAG GCTGAGAAAAACCGACTGGCAGCCATGGCTAACAACCTGCAGAAGGGCAGTGGTGGACCAATGCGCCTCTTCGTGGGCTCCCTGCACTTCAATATCACCGAGGACATGCTCCGGGGCATCTTTGAGCCCTTTGGCAAA ATTGATAATATTGTCCTGATGAAGGACTCAGATACAGGCCGCTCTAAAGGTTATGGTTTTATTACG TTCTCTGACTCTGAGTGTGCCCGCCGGGCCCTGGAACAGTTGAATGGCTTTGAGCTTGCTGGTCGGCCTATGAGGGTTGGCCATGTGACCGAGCGACTGGATGGTGGCACAGACATCACTTTTCCTGACGGAGACCAGGAGCTGGATCTGGGATCAGCGGGTGGACGTTTGCAGCTCATGGCCAAATTGGCAGAAG GCTCTGGAATCCAGCTGCCGACCACCGCTGCTGCTGCCCAAGCTGCTGCCTTGCAACTGAATGGAGCAGTTCCTTTGGGGGCCCTGAACCCAGCGGCTTTGACTG CTCTGAGTCCGGCCCTGAACCTCGCCTCCCAGGCAATCGCCTCCCAGTGCTTCCAGCTTTCCAGCCTCTTTACCCCCCAAACCAT GTAA
- the RBM23 gene encoding probable RNA-binding protein 23 isoform X2, whose product MILSFSLFLFLIKLSSVWRCLCPAQLPDPGDGATITPGTPAFDLSWTDLGKTIARCESLGSATMASDDFDIVIEAMLEAPYKKEEDEQQTNEVEKESPSNTTNSTSRTGSSGSGTSGSSASGEASKKKRSRSHSKSRDRKRSRSRDRHRRRSSRSRSRDRQRRHRSRSWDRRHSESRSRDRRREDRVRYRSPPLATGRRYGHSKSPHFREKSPVREPVDNLSPEERDARTVFCMQLAARIRPRDLEDFFSAVGKVRDVRIISDRNSRRSKGIAYVEFCEIQSVPLAIGLTGQQLLGVPIIVQASQAEKNRLAAMANNLQKGSGGPMRLFVGSLHFNITEDMLRGIFEPFGKIDNIVLMKDSDTGRSKGYGFITFSDSECARRALEQLNGFELAGRPMRVGHVTERLDGGTDITFPDGDQELDLGSAGGRLQLMAKLAEGSGIQLPTTAAAAQAAALQLNGAVPLGALNPAALTALSPALNLASQAIASQCFQLSSLFTPQTM is encoded by the exons ATGATTTTATCTTTCTCATTGTTTCTGTTCTTAATTAAGCTGTCTTCAGTTTGGAGATGTTTGTGCCCAGCTCAGTTACCGGACCCAGGAGATGGCGCTACCATCACCCCTGGGACTCCAGCGTTTG aCCTGTCGTGGACAGACTTGGGAAAGACCATTGCTAGATGTGAAAGCTTGGG ATCTGCTACAATGGCGTCCGATGACTTTGATATAGTGATTGAGGCCATGCTGGAGGCTCCCTATAAAAAAGAGGAG GATGAGCAGCAAACTAACGAGGTTGAAAAGGAGAGCCCTAGTAACACCACCAACAGCACCAGCCGTACCGGCAGCAGTGGCAGTGGCACCAGTGGGAGCAGCGCCAGTGGGGAGGCAAGCAA GAAGAAGAGGAGTCGGAGCCATAGTAAAAGCAGGGATAGAAAACGCAG TCGTAGTCGAGACCGTCATAGGCGGAGAAGCAGTCGGAGCCGGAGTCGAGATCGGCAGCGTCGTCACCGCAGCCGTAGCTGGGATCGTCGACATAGTGAGTCACGAAGTCGAGACCGACGTCGTGAGGATCGTGTGCGCTACAGGAGTCCACCGCTTGCCACTGG GCGTAGGTATGGACACAGTAAGAGTCCTCATTTCCGAGAGAAGAGCCCAGTCAG GGAGCCAGTTGATAATCTGAGTCCTGAGGAGCGGGATGCCCGCACAGTGTTCTGTATGCAGTTAGCTGCCCGCATTCGGCCTCGAGACCTGGAGGACTTTTTCTCGGCTGTTGGCAAG GTTCGAGATGTACGTATCATCTCAGATCGGAACTCACGTCGTTCTAAGGGCATTGCCTATGTGGAATTCTGTGAGATCCAGTCTGTGCCGCTGGCCATTGGGCTGACCGGGCAGCAGCTGCTGGGAGTGCCTATCATTGTACAGGCCTCACAG GCTGAGAAAAACCGACTGGCAGCCATGGCTAACAACCTGCAGAAGGGCAGTGGTGGACCAATGCGCCTCTTCGTGGGCTCCCTGCACTTCAATATCACCGAGGACATGCTCCGGGGCATCTTTGAGCCCTTTGGCAAA ATTGATAATATTGTCCTGATGAAGGACTCAGATACAGGCCGCTCTAAAGGTTATGGTTTTATTACG TTCTCTGACTCTGAGTGTGCCCGCCGGGCCCTGGAACAGTTGAATGGCTTTGAGCTTGCTGGTCGGCCTATGAGGGTTGGCCATGTGACCGAGCGACTGGATGGTGGCACAGACATCACTTTTCCTGACGGAGACCAGGAGCTGGATCTGGGATCAGCGGGTGGACGTTTGCAGCTCATGGCCAAATTGGCAGAAG GCTCTGGAATCCAGCTGCCGACCACCGCTGCTGCTGCCCAAGCTGCTGCCTTGCAACTGAATGGAGCAGTTCCTTTGGGGGCCCTGAACCCAGCGGCTTTGACTG CTCTGAGTCCGGCCCTGAACCTCGCCTCCCAGGCAATCGCCTCCCAGTGCTTCCAGCTTTCCAGCCTCTTTACCCCCCAAACCATGTGA
- the RBM23 gene encoding probable RNA-binding protein 23 isoform X4, whose product MILSFSLFLFLIKLSSVWRCLCPAQLPDPGDGATITPGTPAFDLSWTDLGKTIARCESLGSATMASDDFDIVIEAMLEAPYKKEEDEQQTNEVEKESPSNTTNSTSRTGSSGSGTSGSSASGEASKKKRSRSHSKSRDRKRSRSRDRHRRRSSRSRSRDRQRRHRSRSWDRRHSESRSRDRRREDRVRYRSPPLATGEPVDNLSPEERDARTVFCMQLAARIRPRDLEDFFSAVGKVRDVRIISDRNSRRSKGIAYVEFCEIQSVPLAIGLTGQQLLGVPIIVQASQAEKNRLAAMANNLQKGSGGPMRLFVGSLHFNITEDMLRGIFEPFGKIDNIVLMKDSDTGRSKGYGFITFSDSECARRALEQLNGFELAGRPMRVGHVTERLDGGTDITFPDGDQELDLGSAGGRLQLMAKLAEGSGIQLPTTAAAAQAAALQLNGAVPLGALNPAALTALSPALNLASQAIASQCFQLSSLFTPQTM is encoded by the exons ATGATTTTATCTTTCTCATTGTTTCTGTTCTTAATTAAGCTGTCTTCAGTTTGGAGATGTTTGTGCCCAGCTCAGTTACCGGACCCAGGAGATGGCGCTACCATCACCCCTGGGACTCCAGCGTTTG aCCTGTCGTGGACAGACTTGGGAAAGACCATTGCTAGATGTGAAAGCTTGGG ATCTGCTACAATGGCGTCCGATGACTTTGATATAGTGATTGAGGCCATGCTGGAGGCTCCCTATAAAAAAGAGGAG GATGAGCAGCAAACTAACGAGGTTGAAAAGGAGAGCCCTAGTAACACCACCAACAGCACCAGCCGTACCGGCAGCAGTGGCAGTGGCACCAGTGGGAGCAGCGCCAGTGGGGAGGCAAGCAA GAAGAAGAGGAGTCGGAGCCATAGTAAAAGCAGGGATAGAAAACGCAG TCGTAGTCGAGACCGTCATAGGCGGAGAAGCAGTCGGAGCCGGAGTCGAGATCGGCAGCGTCGTCACCGCAGCCGTAGCTGGGATCGTCGACATAGTGAGTCACGAAGTCGAGACCGACGTCGTGAGGATCGTGTGCGCTACAGGAGTCCACCGCTTGCCACTGG GGAGCCAGTTGATAATCTGAGTCCTGAGGAGCGGGATGCCCGCACAGTGTTCTGTATGCAGTTAGCTGCCCGCATTCGGCCTCGAGACCTGGAGGACTTTTTCTCGGCTGTTGGCAAG GTTCGAGATGTACGTATCATCTCAGATCGGAACTCACGTCGTTCTAAGGGCATTGCCTATGTGGAATTCTGTGAGATCCAGTCTGTGCCGCTGGCCATTGGGCTGACCGGGCAGCAGCTGCTGGGAGTGCCTATCATTGTACAGGCCTCACAG GCTGAGAAAAACCGACTGGCAGCCATGGCTAACAACCTGCAGAAGGGCAGTGGTGGACCAATGCGCCTCTTCGTGGGCTCCCTGCACTTCAATATCACCGAGGACATGCTCCGGGGCATCTTTGAGCCCTTTGGCAAA ATTGATAATATTGTCCTGATGAAGGACTCAGATACAGGCCGCTCTAAAGGTTATGGTTTTATTACG TTCTCTGACTCTGAGTGTGCCCGCCGGGCCCTGGAACAGTTGAATGGCTTTGAGCTTGCTGGTCGGCCTATGAGGGTTGGCCATGTGACCGAGCGACTGGATGGTGGCACAGACATCACTTTTCCTGACGGAGACCAGGAGCTGGATCTGGGATCAGCGGGTGGACGTTTGCAGCTCATGGCCAAATTGGCAGAAG GCTCTGGAATCCAGCTGCCGACCACCGCTGCTGCTGCCCAAGCTGCTGCCTTGCAACTGAATGGAGCAGTTCCTTTGGGGGCCCTGAACCCAGCGGCTTTGACTG CTCTGAGTCCGGCCCTGAACCTCGCCTCCCAGGCAATCGCCTCCCAGTGCTTCCAGCTTTCCAGCCTCTTTACCCCCCAAACCATGTGA